The following are encoded in a window of Fusobacterium hwasookii genomic DNA:
- a CDS encoding Txe/YoeB family addiction module toxin, which yields MNKKQVLWHIEALEEYSEWQNEDLKKANKITKLIKEILREGVLKGTGKPERLKYSGGYSRRIDQEHRLVYEVESDILVIISCKGHYED from the coding sequence ATGAATAAAAAACAGGTACTATGGCATATAGAAGCATTAGAAGAATATTCAGAGTGGCAGAATGAAGATTTAAAGAAAGCTAATAAAATAACTAAACTAATTAAGGAAATACTTAGAGAAGGAGTTTTAAAAGGTACTGGAAAACCCGAAAGACTAAAATATAGTGGTGGATATAGCCGAAGAATAGACCAAGAACATAGACTTGTTTATGAAGTTGAAAGTGATATATTAGTAATTATTTCTTGTAAAGGACATTATGAAGATTAA
- a CDS encoding DnaB-like helicase C-terminal domain-containing protein: MSLDRFKNDITEVKINRVDTFKDEIELAMFLYICIASKNNNYNYLVFEREEILNTILKMDLNYLTVGEIASFILRVKKYKWQGLDLEEVLEDKDVKDFLISLSAEMDNKEIQKTMISRFNLETVIKVIEKLRKAYLIRKTIKALEREDIMLNIEKDIMELDSIVKEKVPVINKTFYREESYDLIMEEKDQIEDILQTDTVLDVVLKLFKQEIFLVSGEPGTGKTSFVLDIALKLEKAGHRGIFFSLEMGKKAIGNRALSIQTSIPTEEFLSAESLKKFIESFEKDKQDIFYKRIEKFRTKVKRLEIVDTTGISVDYIEEYVSNSIALSGKLDYIVVDYLQLLNGKGNNTTEIITYISKRLKEIAKKYNIVVIATVQMNTESKKELQRATRGEEKTYKLYGTSLKGSSQLDQDAGAILFLTKIADDEVYKQRLLNLQISKQRNYKTFDDLELEFLLPNQVFKYTRLIERFNYVKPKKEIKEQEQSKREVPVAEQQKML; this comes from the coding sequence ATGTCGCTAGATAGATTTAAGAATGATATTACAGAAGTAAAAATAAATAGAGTAGATACATTTAAAGATGAAATAGAACTTGCAATGTTTTTATATATATGTATTGCTTCTAAAAATAATAATTATAATTATTTAGTATTTGAGAGGGAAGAAATACTAAATACTATTTTAAAAATGGACTTAAATTATTTAACAGTAGGAGAAATAGCAAGTTTTATATTAAGAGTAAAAAAATATAAGTGGCAAGGTTTGGACTTAGAAGAAGTGCTTGAAGATAAAGATGTAAAAGATTTTTTAATATCTCTAAGTGCAGAAATGGATAATAAAGAAATACAAAAAACTATGATTAGTCGTTTTAACTTGGAAACTGTTATAAAAGTTATTGAAAAGCTAAGAAAAGCATATTTAATAAGAAAAACTATAAAAGCACTAGAAAGAGAGGATATAATGTTAAATATAGAAAAAGATATAATGGAACTAGATAGTATTGTAAAGGAGAAAGTACCAGTAATAAATAAAACTTTTTACAGAGAAGAAAGCTACGATTTAATAATGGAAGAAAAGGACCAAATTGAAGATATATTACAAACAGATACTGTATTAGATGTTGTACTAAAATTATTTAAACAAGAAATATTTTTAGTTTCTGGTGAACCTGGAACAGGTAAGACTTCTTTTGTTTTAGATATAGCTTTAAAACTAGAAAAAGCAGGACATAGAGGTATATTTTTTAGTTTAGAAATGGGTAAAAAAGCCATTGGTAATAGAGCATTATCAATTCAAACTTCTATTCCAACAGAAGAATTTTTATCAGCTGAGAGTTTAAAAAAATTTATAGAAAGTTTTGAAAAAGATAAGCAAGATATTTTTTATAAAAGAATTGAAAAGTTTAGAACAAAAGTAAAAAGATTAGAAATTGTTGATACAACAGGAATAAGTGTAGATTATATAGAAGAATATGTAAGTAATAGTATAGCACTTAGTGGAAAATTGGATTATATAGTTGTAGATTATCTTCAGTTATTAAATGGAAAAGGAAATAATACAACAGAAATAATAACATACATTTCTAAGAGATTAAAAGAAATAGCTAAAAAATATAATATAGTAGTTATTGCAACAGTCCAAATGAATACTGAAAGTAAAAAGGAGCTTCAGAGAGCAACAAGGGGAGAAGAAAAAACATATAAATTATATGGAACATCTCTAAAAGGTTCAAGCCAGTTAGACCAAGACGCTGGAGCAATTTTATTTTTAACTAAGATAGCAGATGATGAAGTATATAAACAAAGATTATTAAATTTACAAATTTCAAAACAAAGAAATTATAAAACATTTGATGATTTAGAATTAGAATTTTTACTTCCAAACCAAGTATTTAAGTACACAAGACTAATAGAAAGATTTAATTATGTAAAACCTAAAAAGGAAATAAAAGAGCAAGAACAATCAAAGAGGGAAGTACCAGTAGCAGAACAACAAAAGATGTTATAA
- a CDS encoding replication initiation protein, with protein sequence MKEKEVVRYNNDLNTKTYLKNFNAVELNFFMAICSKLKAQGTSEIKFTFSELKKKIQYDTSHNTDNFINKLRSTNRKILNSICEIETKDYIEQFVLFPTFSISKKNGTLTVKINQDYAYLLNDFSNFTEFGLANFIKLSSKYIKLLYKELMQFKSTGKLYLTMADFRKKLDIPDSYSFSKIRDRILVPSFKDFSFIFKKFKVVVIYNNGDETEINENMEDKRGDKRKVTNINFYFTVSTKDDVIEVPNEILKDKLEELTEEEFYNLEPPIPSEEEIEEYNAMQEEVKLSIEIDWLKEDVKRAKERLNTILESRKNAENRDSAGYSIDSDIINKLKMDIQDYYNQIKEKENKIEKLVPLLERAKERENVIKQSERLQTTDKNDVENKEENKIDYDVLIKNFLAGQGIDYRYVETNINFLKEKYTDEIIYKEIVRINGIKDVRANIDPKKYLIASINNLDEIKEEKKVDRKQSKRLQTINENNIENKEEIINSLFNFVDEEE encoded by the coding sequence ATGAAAGAAAAAGAAGTAGTAAGGTATAATAATGATTTAAATACTAAGACATATTTAAAAAATTTTAATGCAGTAGAATTAAATTTTTTTATGGCTATTTGTTCAAAGCTAAAAGCACAAGGAACATCTGAAATTAAATTTACTTTTAGTGAATTGAAAAAGAAAATTCAATACGATACAAGTCATAATACTGATAATTTTATTAATAAATTAAGAAGTACAAATAGAAAAATTTTAAATAGTATTTGTGAGATTGAAACAAAAGATTATATTGAACAATTTGTTTTATTTCCCACTTTTTCAATTTCCAAGAAAAATGGAACTTTAACTGTAAAAATTAATCAAGATTATGCTTACTTATTAAATGATTTTTCTAATTTTACTGAGTTTGGACTTGCTAATTTTATAAAATTAAGTAGTAAATATATAAAGCTTCTTTATAAGGAATTAATGCAGTTTAAGTCTACTGGAAAATTATATCTTACAATGGCAGATTTTAGAAAAAAATTAGATATTCCAGATAGTTATAGTTTTTCTAAGATACGAGATAGAATTTTAGTACCTTCATTTAAAGATTTTTCTTTTATTTTTAAGAAATTTAAAGTAGTAGTTATATATAATAATGGAGATGAAACTGAAATAAATGAGAATATGGAAGATAAAAGAGGGGATAAAAGAAAAGTAACTAATATTAACTTTTATTTCACAGTTAGCACAAAAGATGATGTTATAGAAGTACCAAATGAAATATTAAAAGATAAATTAGAAGAATTGACTGAAGAAGAATTTTACAATTTAGAACCCCCAATACCTTCAGAAGAAGAAATTGAAGAATATAATGCAATGCAAGAAGAAGTGAAGTTGTCAATAGAAATTGATTGGCTAAAAGAAGATGTGAAAAGAGCAAAAGAAAGATTAAATACTATATTAGAAAGCAGAAAAAATGCAGAAAATAGAGATAGTGCAGGATATAGTATTGATAGTGATATTATTAATAAACTAAAAATGGATATTCAAGATTATTATAACCAAATTAAAGAAAAAGAAAATAAAATTGAAAAATTAGTACCACTTTTAGAAAGAGCAAAAGAAAGAGAAAATGTAATAAAACAATCAGAAAGATTACAAACAACTGATAAAAATGATGTTGAAAATAAAGAAGAAAATAAAATAGATTATGATGTTTTAATTAAAAACTTTTTAGCAGGACAAGGAATAGATTACAGATATGTAGAAACTAATATTAATTTTTTAAAAGAAAAATATACTGATGAAATTATTTATAAAGAAATAGTTAGAATAAATGGAATAAAAGATGTTAGAGCAAATATAGACCCTAAAAAGTATTTAATTGCAAGTATAAATAACCTAGATGAAATAAAAGAAGAAAAGAAAGTTGATAGAAAACAATCAAAAAGATTACAAACAATTAATGAAAATAATATTGAAAATAAAGAAGAAATAATAAATAGTTTATTTAATTTTGTAGATGAGGAGGAATAA
- a CDS encoding recombinase family protein yields MEYGYIRVSTEIQDHTRQEKALLEYGILAENIYSDIGSGKDFNRPQYQKLINKVIKAGDTLVITSLDRLGRDMKLILENYNLIVDTRGVTLISLEQPELNSTNPILKTVMLSIYTMLADIERKTMLERQRQAYNSMKKTDTGKLISNKTGEVVGRKKASHSFRKEDIELLKKWIDKTTELTTNQVLKALDISRPTLYKLKKEYLNGELKI; encoded by the coding sequence TTGGAATATGGATATATAAGAGTATCAACAGAGATACAAGACCATACAAGGCAAGAAAAAGCATTACTAGAATATGGAATATTAGCAGAGAATATTTATAGTGATATAGGAAGTGGTAAAGATTTTAATAGACCCCAGTACCAAAAGCTAATAAACAAGGTTATAAAGGCAGGAGATACACTGGTTATAACAAGTTTAGACAGACTTGGTAGAGATATGAAGCTAATCCTAGAAAATTATAATCTAATAGTAGATACTAGGGGAGTTACATTAATTAGCTTGGAGCAACCCGAGTTAAATTCTACCAATCCTATTTTAAAAACTGTAATGCTAAGTATTTATACTATGTTAGCAGACATAGAAAGAAAAACAATGTTAGAGCGACAAAGACAAGCATATAACTCAATGAAGAAAACAGATACTGGAAAGCTAATAAGTAATAAAACTGGCGAAGTAGTAGGTAGAAAGAAAGCTAGTCATAGTTTCAGAAAAGAAGATATAGAGCTTTTAAAGAAGTGGATAGATAAGACCACAGAGCTAACAACCAATCAAGTTTTAAAAGCCCTAGATATATCACGACCTACTTTATACAAATTGAAAAAAGAGTACCTAAATGGAGAATTAAAAATATAA
- a CDS encoding type II toxin-antitoxin system Phd/YefM family antitoxin has product MLTVGTSNFRSNIKEYLEKAVEENTDIIITRKNNKSSAVLISLEKYNELTKGVDSKDKK; this is encoded by the coding sequence ATGCTTACAGTAGGAACGAGCAATTTTAGAAGTAACATCAAGGAATATTTAGAAAAAGCAGTTGAAGAAAATACAGATATTATAATTACAAGAAAGAACAATAAATCTAGTGCAGTATTAATTTCACTAGAAAAGTACAACGAATTAACAAAAGGGGTTGATAGTAAAGACAAAAAATAA